A window of bacterium genomic DNA:
GCCGGCCGCCTCGACCAGCGCGCGCACCTGCGTTAACAACTCGAGGCTGTCGGCGCCCGCCCAGCGCGGGTCGGTATCGGGAAAATGCCGCCCGATGTCGCCCAGGCCCGCCGCACCCAGCAGCGCGTCGGCCAGTGCATGGCACAGCGCATCGCCGTCGGAGTGCCCCAGCGGACCCACCGGGCAGTCGGGGAATTCGACCCCGCCCAGCACGCAGCGGCGCCCCGGCACCAGCCGATGGCGATCCCAGCCCTGCCCGATGCGGAACATGCGCCTCCCGAAGGTCGTCTGGACATGATGGAGTTCCGGACACGATCAGTCGAAGACCTCGGCCTCCGCCAGCGACCGGCCCGCCCGGTCCTTGTCCGACAGCACCGTCTCCACGCCCGGCACCAGCGGCCAGTCGATGCCGACCGCCGGGTCGTCCCAGCGCAGCGCGCGCTCGTGCTCGGGAGCGTAGTAGTCGGTGCACTTGTAAACGAACTCGGCCATTTCACTCAACACGTAAAACGCATGGCCGAATCCGGGCGGCACCCAGAACTGGCGATGGTTGTCGGCCGAGAGCTCCACACCTGTCCAGCGGCCGAAGTGAGTTGAGTGCCGCCGCAGGTCCACCGCCACG
This region includes:
- a CDS encoding 2-C-methyl-D-erythritol 2,4-cyclodiphosphate synthase; translated protein: MFRIGQGWDRHRLVPGRRCVLGGVEFPDCPVGPLGHSDGDALCHALADALLGAAGLGDIGRHFPDTDPRWAGADSLELLTQVRALVEAAGWQVGNVDATVITEQPMMAPAAGAMAARLATALGVTPAQVSVKGTRGEGMGPEGRGECMTVQAVALLSRAAQA
- the rfbC gene encoding dTDP-4-dehydrorhamnose 3,5-epimerase, whose protein sequence is MNVMETALPGVLVFEPRVFGDHRGYFLETWRADVFTKAGITLPFVQDNQSSSRQGVLRGIHYQVKQPQGKLVRVISGRVFDVAVDLRRHSTHFGRWTGVELSADNHRQFWVPPGFGHAFYVLSEMAEFVYKCTDYYAPEHERALRWDDPAVGIDWPLVPGVETVLSDKDRAGRSLAEAEVFD